The Anoplopoma fimbria isolate UVic2021 breed Golden Eagle Sablefish chromosome 20, Afim_UVic_2022, whole genome shotgun sequence genome includes a window with the following:
- the abhd16a gene encoding phosphatidylserine lipase ABHD16A isoform X2: MAGWMWLRCILGPHLQRIHRSTDQARPESRAGRRGWNYQARSLEKHTDSILGWASALWSISYYSSPLLLCYLYRKGYICSSKLVPVSQYVGTMLVCLLGVACLRGWGRWKNSEYLQFLSILEENKKNHTPTNKQKLRCYDFDFSFWPSDFSWTEVSNPKLSKAGVSLLKPEPRLRGAADSVLHSVRTLPCHIISFLIAHSFGRRMLYPGSVGLLQKAMRPMLLQGQARLIEEFDGQRNKLVACDGNEIDTMFVDRRRDGGQTGQTLVICCEGNAGFYEVGCMNTPLEGGYSVLGWNHPGFGGSTGVPFPQNEANAMDVVIQFAMHKLGFQLTDIVVYAWSIGGFTASWAVMSYPEIQSLVLDASFDDLLPLALKVMPDSWRPLVQHTVRQYMNLNNAEQVLKYQGPVLLIRRTRDEIITTTGPEDVMSNRGNDLLLKLLQFRYPKIMTDEGIRVVRQWLGSSNPLEEASVYSGYEVDDDWCVSVLQSYQADRDVLFPWSVGEDMTLEGRRQLALFLARKYMRNFETTHCTPLPASEFQSPWRL, from the exons ATGGCCGGCTGGATGTGGCTCCGCTGTATTTTAGGGCCTCATTTGCAACGAATTCACCGATCAACGGACCAGGCTCGACCTGAGAGCCGGGCCGGGAGGAGG GGATGGAACTACCAAGCCAGGAGTCTGGagaaacacactgacagcatcCTGGGCTGG GCTTCAGCACTGTGGTCTATCTCCTACTACagctctcctcttctcctttgcTATCTGTACAGGAAAG gTTACATCTGCAGCAGTAAGCTGGTTCCTGTGAGTCAGTATGTGGGAACAATGCTGGTGTGTCTTCTAGGAGTGGCCTGTCTTAGAG GGTGGGGGAGATGGAAAAACTCTGAGTATCTTCAGTTTCTCTCCattcttgaagaaaacaaaaagaatcaCACGCCAACAAATAAG CAAAAATTGAGGTGCTatgactttgacttttcattCTGGCCTTCGGATTTCAGCTGGACAGAAGTCAGCAATCc AAAACTATCCAAGGCTGGCGTTTCTCTGCTAAAGCCGGAGCCCAGATtaagaggagcagcagacagTGTCCTCCACTCTGTGCGCACTCTACCATGCCACATCATCAG tTTTCTTATCGCCCACTCATTTGGGAGGAGGATGCTGTACCCTGGCTCTGTAGGTTTACTGCAGAAAGCCATGCGGCCCATGCTCCTGCAAGGCCAGGCTAGGTTAATagaagag TTTGACGGCCAAAGGAACAAGCTTGTGGCCTGCGATGGCAATGAGATCGACACAATGTTTGTGGATCGAAGGAGAGACGGGGGACAGACTGGCCAGACCCTG GTCATCTGCTGTGAGGGGAACGCAGGCTTCTATGAGGTGGGCTGCATGAACACGCCACTGGAGG GTGGCTACTCTGTACTGGGCTGGAACCACCCTGGCTTTGGAGGAAGTACG GGAGTGCCGTTCCCCCAGAATGAGGCCAACGCCATGGATGTAGTGATCCAGTTTGCGATGCACAAACTGGGCTTCCAGCTCACTGACATTGTGGTGTATGCGTGGTCCATAGGAGGATTCACag CCAGTTGGGCAGTGATGTCATACCCAGAGATCCAATCATTAGTGTTGGATGCCTCCTTCGATGACCTCCTGCCTCTGGCCCTCAAGGTCATGCCCGACAGCTGGA ggcCGTTGGTACAGCACACAGTTAGACAGTACATGAACCTCAACAATGCTGAGCAGGTTCTCAA ATATCAGGGACCAGTCCTGCTGATCAGGAGAACCAGAGATGAGATCATCACCACAAC GGGTCCAGAGGACGTCATGTCCAACAGAGGCAACGACCTCCTGCTTAAACTGCTTCAATTCAG GTATCCAAAGATAATGACAGATGAAGGGATTAGAGTTGTCAGGCAATGGCTGGGATCCTCCAATCCCTTAGAAGAAG CATCTGTGTACAGTGGCTACGAAGTGGACGATGactggtgtgtgtctgtgctgcagtcGTATCAGGCAGACAGGGATGTTTTGTTTCCATGGAGTGTTG GTGAGGATATGACTCTGGAGGGAAGACGGCAGCTGGCTCTTTTCTTG gcACGAAAGTACATGCGAAACTTTGAGACGACACACTGCACTCCTCTCCCCGCCTCCGAGTTCCAGTCACCCTGGAGACTGTAA
- the abhd16a gene encoding phosphatidylserine lipase ABHD16A isoform X1, with protein MAGWMWLRCILGPHLQRIHRSTDQARPESRAGRRQGWNYQARSLEKHTDSILGWASALWSISYYSSPLLLCYLYRKGYICSSKLVPVSQYVGTMLVCLLGVACLRGWGRWKNSEYLQFLSILEENKKNHTPTNKQKLRCYDFDFSFWPSDFSWTEVSNPKLSKAGVSLLKPEPRLRGAADSVLHSVRTLPCHIISFLIAHSFGRRMLYPGSVGLLQKAMRPMLLQGQARLIEEFDGQRNKLVACDGNEIDTMFVDRRRDGGQTGQTLVICCEGNAGFYEVGCMNTPLEGGYSVLGWNHPGFGGSTGVPFPQNEANAMDVVIQFAMHKLGFQLTDIVVYAWSIGGFTASWAVMSYPEIQSLVLDASFDDLLPLALKVMPDSWRPLVQHTVRQYMNLNNAEQVLKYQGPVLLIRRTRDEIITTTGPEDVMSNRGNDLLLKLLQFRYPKIMTDEGIRVVRQWLGSSNPLEEASVYSGYEVDDDWCVSVLQSYQADRDVLFPWSVGEDMTLEGRRQLALFLARKYMRNFETTHCTPLPASEFQSPWRL; from the exons ATGGCCGGCTGGATGTGGCTCCGCTGTATTTTAGGGCCTCATTTGCAACGAATTCACCGATCAACGGACCAGGCTCGACCTGAGAGCCGGGCCGGGAGGAGG CAGGGATGGAACTACCAAGCCAGGAGTCTGGagaaacacactgacagcatcCTGGGCTGG GCTTCAGCACTGTGGTCTATCTCCTACTACagctctcctcttctcctttgcTATCTGTACAGGAAAG gTTACATCTGCAGCAGTAAGCTGGTTCCTGTGAGTCAGTATGTGGGAACAATGCTGGTGTGTCTTCTAGGAGTGGCCTGTCTTAGAG GGTGGGGGAGATGGAAAAACTCTGAGTATCTTCAGTTTCTCTCCattcttgaagaaaacaaaaagaatcaCACGCCAACAAATAAG CAAAAATTGAGGTGCTatgactttgacttttcattCTGGCCTTCGGATTTCAGCTGGACAGAAGTCAGCAATCc AAAACTATCCAAGGCTGGCGTTTCTCTGCTAAAGCCGGAGCCCAGATtaagaggagcagcagacagTGTCCTCCACTCTGTGCGCACTCTACCATGCCACATCATCAG tTTTCTTATCGCCCACTCATTTGGGAGGAGGATGCTGTACCCTGGCTCTGTAGGTTTACTGCAGAAAGCCATGCGGCCCATGCTCCTGCAAGGCCAGGCTAGGTTAATagaagag TTTGACGGCCAAAGGAACAAGCTTGTGGCCTGCGATGGCAATGAGATCGACACAATGTTTGTGGATCGAAGGAGAGACGGGGGACAGACTGGCCAGACCCTG GTCATCTGCTGTGAGGGGAACGCAGGCTTCTATGAGGTGGGCTGCATGAACACGCCACTGGAGG GTGGCTACTCTGTACTGGGCTGGAACCACCCTGGCTTTGGAGGAAGTACG GGAGTGCCGTTCCCCCAGAATGAGGCCAACGCCATGGATGTAGTGATCCAGTTTGCGATGCACAAACTGGGCTTCCAGCTCACTGACATTGTGGTGTATGCGTGGTCCATAGGAGGATTCACag CCAGTTGGGCAGTGATGTCATACCCAGAGATCCAATCATTAGTGTTGGATGCCTCCTTCGATGACCTCCTGCCTCTGGCCCTCAAGGTCATGCCCGACAGCTGGA ggcCGTTGGTACAGCACACAGTTAGACAGTACATGAACCTCAACAATGCTGAGCAGGTTCTCAA ATATCAGGGACCAGTCCTGCTGATCAGGAGAACCAGAGATGAGATCATCACCACAAC GGGTCCAGAGGACGTCATGTCCAACAGAGGCAACGACCTCCTGCTTAAACTGCTTCAATTCAG GTATCCAAAGATAATGACAGATGAAGGGATTAGAGTTGTCAGGCAATGGCTGGGATCCTCCAATCCCTTAGAAGAAG CATCTGTGTACAGTGGCTACGAAGTGGACGATGactggtgtgtgtctgtgctgcagtcGTATCAGGCAGACAGGGATGTTTTGTTTCCATGGAGTGTTG GTGAGGATATGACTCTGGAGGGAAGACGGCAGCTGGCTCTTTTCTTG gcACGAAAGTACATGCGAAACTTTGAGACGACACACTGCACTCCTCTCCCCGCCTCCGAGTTCCAGTCACCCTGGAGACTGTAA